The Dehalococcoidia bacterium genome has a window encoding:
- a CDS encoding polyprenyl synthetase family protein: MTWSGPQRERMVLAAAARFLREHTSGAAQLALLRTALEKIGAHLARPEPPPFYLSCVHVPLLVHAAIRAEPPPPLSLAVACAFVHAGLDLLDDVMDGDLPPGWRERPAQAVLAGATLTGALAPLALSAIEATPRTLLALLRLLAEAGLRLSSGQQADVAAAGAAEVPSGVEVAALAARKTGAEVALYAALAARLAGVRSASVARWAAFGRALGAARQLRSDCFDLFAAEQGKDLAAGTRTLPIALYHEQLPAEQRPAFMALLATAEHDTAAQRTVREKLVAAGILQSCAVVVESYCVRAHAALVAAGASEPAAGELRAMIDDGSFFAAPPSATQGA; encoded by the coding sequence GTGACGTGGAGCGGGCCGCAGCGCGAGCGGATGGTGCTGGCGGCAGCGGCGCGGTTTCTGCGCGAGCACACCAGCGGCGCGGCGCAACTCGCCTTGTTGCGCACGGCGCTGGAGAAGATCGGCGCTCACCTTGCCCGGCCGGAGCCACCACCCTTCTACCTGAGCTGCGTGCACGTGCCGCTGCTCGTCCATGCCGCGATCCGCGCTGAACCGCCGCCGCCGCTGTCGCTCGCCGTCGCTTGCGCCTTTGTGCATGCCGGTCTGGACCTGCTGGACGACGTGATGGACGGCGATCTGCCGCCCGGCTGGCGCGAGCGGCCGGCGCAGGCCGTGCTCGCCGGCGCCACGCTCACCGGGGCGCTGGCGCCGCTCGCGCTCTCCGCAATCGAGGCCACACCGCGCACGCTGCTGGCGTTGCTGCGGCTGCTGGCGGAGGCGGGCCTGCGCCTGAGTTCGGGGCAGCAGGCCGACGTCGCCGCCGCCGGGGCCGCCGAGGTTCCGAGCGGCGTGGAGGTGGCAGCGCTGGCGGCGCGAAAGACCGGCGCCGAAGTCGCGCTCTACGCGGCGCTGGCGGCGCGGTTGGCCGGGGTGCGATCCGCGTCCGTGGCGCGCTGGGCGGCCTTCGGCCGGGCGTTGGGCGCCGCCCGGCAGCTGCGCTCGGACTGCTTTGACCTCTTTGCCGCGGAGCAGGGGAAGGACCTGGCGGCCGGCACACGCACACTGCCGATCGCGCTGTATCATGAGCAATTGCCGGCCGAGCAACGGCCCGCGTTCATGGCGTTGCTGGCGACGGCCGAGCACGATACCGCCGCTCAGCGGACAGTCCGCGAGAAACTTGTCGCGGCAGGCATCTTGCAGTCGTGTGCGGTTGTCGTAGAAAGTTACTGCGTGCGGGCGCACGCGGCGCTCGTGGCGGCGGGCGCATCCGAGCCGGCCGCCGGCGAGCTGCGGGCGATGATCGACGATGGTTCGTTCTTCGCTGCGCCTCCGTCAGCAACGCAGGGAGCGTGA